A single genomic interval of Sceloporus undulatus isolate JIND9_A2432 ecotype Alabama chromosome 2, SceUnd_v1.1, whole genome shotgun sequence harbors:
- the RHOA gene encoding transforming protein RhoA, with translation MAAIRKKLVIVGDGACGKTCLLIVFSKDQFPEVYVPTVFENYVADIEVDGKQVELALWDTAGQEDYDRLRPLSYPDTDVILMCFSIDSPDSLENIPEKWTPEVKHFCPNVPIILVGNKKDLRNDEHTRRELAKMKQEPVKPEEGRDMANRIGAFGYMECSAKTKDGVREVFEMATRAALQARRGKKKSGCLLL, from the exons ATGGCAGCCATTCGGAAAAAACTGGTTATAGTCGGTGATGGTGCCTGTGGCAAGACCTGTCTGCTCATTGTATTTAGTAAAGACCAGTTCCCTGAAGTTTATGTTCCAACAGTATTTGAAAACTATGTAGCAGATATTGAAGTTGATGGAAAGCAG GTGGAGCTGGCTTTATGGGATACAGCAGGACAGGAAGATTATGACCGACTTAGGCCTCTTTCATACCCTGACACTGATGTTATACTTATGTGTTTTTCTATTGATAGTCCTGATAGTTTAG AAAACATTCCAGAGAAATGGACTCCAGAGGTGAAACACTTCTGTCCCAACGTACCCATCATCTTGGTAGGAAATAAAAAGGACTTGAGGAATGACGAACACACAAGACGAGAGCTGGCCAAAATGAAGCAG GAACCAGTCAAACCTGAAGAGGGCAGGGATATGGCAAACCGCATTGGTGCTTTCGGATACATGGAGTGCAGTGCAAAGACCAAAGACGGTGTGAGGGAAGTTTTTGAAATGGCCACTAGAGCTGCTTTACAAGCTCGGCGTGGCAAGAAAAAATCTGGGTGCCTTCTCTTGTAA